GCTGGTCTGCGCCAGGCTCAGTTTGCCGCTGGCATCGATCTGGATGTCGCCGGCGCTGGCGGCCATGTTGCCGGCCAGCTTCACGCCCACGCCCTGCTCGGTGCCCACCAGGCGGATCGCCCCGGCGTACATGCCGCCCAGTGCGGAGCTGTCGATGGCCAACTGAGGCTTGGCGCTGCCGTCGTCGGCCTTGGCGGTGGCGGCGAGGCTGTCGGCGTCCACCTGGTTACGCCCGGTCACTACGGTCAACTGGTTGGCGTAGAGGTTGGCGTTGAGCTTCGCGCTGCGGGTGATCAGCTCGAACTGGTCGATGTTGGAAGCGTTCAGCCCGGCGCCTTCGATGGCGATCTCGCCACCGTCGACGTCGTAGCCGCGCAGGCGCTCGCCATCCATCAGCGGCTTGCCGGTGGTCAGGGTCGCGCGCGGGGTGTTGATGAAGCCGCAGCCGTTGCAGGTGATGCCGTGGGGGTTGGCGACGATGACGTGGGCGGCCTGGCCGGCGACTTCGGTGTAGCCGCGCAGTTGCGAGGGGTTGGCGCCGGTGACTTCGTTGAGGATCTTCTGCGCCGCCACGCCCTTGAGGTTGGGGTTGCCGACGATGATCCCGCCCAGTTGGGTGGACTGGGTCTTGCCGGTGGCGTTGTTGAGGATCAGGCCGTTCTGCCCGACGTTGTAGTCGCTGAACCTGTTGTGGGAGAGGCCCGCGCCGTTGGGCGCGGCGATGTTCACCACGGGGACGCCATTGCCCGCCGCGCCGATGGCCGTGTTGCCACCCGCCGCCGCGTCCACCGCCAGTTCGGCCGCGGTAGCGACGATGGGGTTGAGGAACAGGATGCCGGCGAGGGCGCTGGCGATGGCCTGGTACAGTGGGTGGCGTATGTCCATGTATGACTCCTTCACGGCCCTGCTGCGGCAAGGTTGTTCAGATCGAATGCTTGACCGGCCAGCTACCGCTGGCCGCATGGCAAAGGCCGGTTGCAGGTGCCGGCGCTCAGGTCAGTCGCTGCCATACTTCGGCGAGCGCGGGCCGTACAGCAGGCCCGCCGGACGCCCAGCCGAAAGCAGGCGCGCGCTGGTAATCCCGGCGATGGGATAACCCGCGTCGTCCACCGAGCTATTGATGATCTGCTTCACTGCGGCGGTGATCAGCATGCCGACCAGGCCGCCGTTGTTGCTGCTGTTGCCTTCCTCGCTGGAGGCAGTGGCGGAGCCGGTCCACAGGGTGGTGCCGCTCTTGAGATCAACCAGCTTGGCGGTGGCAGTCACGATGGTGGCGCTGCTGATCAGCATGTAATGGGTGCCGTATTCGCTGACCGTGACGTAGAGCGCCGCGTCGGCGCCGTAGATTTCCCGCAGCTTGGCCGGGGACACCTGATGGATATCTGCGACGTTGCTCAGGCCGTTCTGGCGGAAGGTCTCGTCCGCCAGGGCCACGGGCACCACGTAGTAGCCCGCCTCGGCGAGGGGGTAGGTCACCTGCGACAGCATGCTGTAGGTCGCCTTCACATCGGGCGACTCGTTCAGCGGTGGCAGAACCAGGATCGAGCGCGGCTTGGCCTGCTTGAATGCCGAGTAGTCGACTGTCTGGGTCGGCGTCGGCGCACACCCCACGAGCAAGGTCAGCAGCGAGAGGCCCATGACGAGCCGGACAAGGCTGGCGCGCATCATTGAGCACCTCCGCGAGCGTTCTTCAGGAGGAAGTCCATGTAGGCGGCGGACTCAGGGAACAACGCCTTCTCGGTCTCGAATTCGCGAACCGTCTGGTCCTGCTTGCCGAGGCTGGAGTAGAGCAATCCGAGCTGCGCGTGATAGCCAGGCGGAACGGCCCCGTTCTGGGCCTTGATCTTCTGCAGGTCGGCTTCCAGTGCTTCCAGTTGGGCCTCCTTCGAGCTCCCCGTGAAGTACTCGTGAACCTGCTGCTGATAGCCTTCCCACTGATACATCGTCTTCTGCCCAGCGCAGCCCGTCAGCGCCAGGCTTCCCATCAGCGCAGCCGCCCAGGCGACTGCCTTGCTTACCCTGTGAATAGTCATCTTCTAACTTCCCTGACTCAGCTCTGAGGCTTCCATGCACCGCTGTCGATGGCATTGACCAACTTGTTCACCGCTTCGCGCATCGCCAGGTCGAGCACCTTGCCGTTGAGCGTGGAGTCGTAGCTGGCGGTACCGCCAAAGCCGATGATTTCGCGATTGGACAAGGCGTACTCGCCGGCGCCCTGGGACGAATAGATGACCTCGGAGGTGGAGATGTTGACGATGTTCAGTGCCACCTTGGCGTAGGCCACCTGGGTCTTGCCGCGCCCGAGGATCCCGAAGAGCTGGCGGTCGCCGACTTCCTTGCGGCCGAACTCGGTGACGTCGCCTGTGACCACGTAATCCGCACCTTTCAGGCGTTGCGCCTGGCCCTTGATGGCGGCTTCCTGCTGGATCTCGCCCATGTTGTCGCGGTCCAGCACGGTGAAACGGTTGGTCTGCTGCAGGTGGGTGATGAGGATGGTCTTGGCCTGGCTGCCGAGTCGGTCAACGCCATCCGAGAAGATGCCGCGCATATAGCTGGAGCGGTTGTCGAACTTGCCGACGGCGATAGGCGAACGCACACCGCTGTAGGGGCGGTTGACGCTTTCGACCTGCTGCACCGGCAATGCAGTGGACGTCTCGGTGGCGCAGCCCGACAGTCCGGCCAAGGTGACAGCCGCCAGGATCGGCAGGACGGCATCTCTTACGCTGTGTTTCATGTAACTCTCCTTGAAAAACCAGGCTTGCCAAGGGAGACGGATGTGCGCCTCCCCGTTCGCTCAGAAGAACAGGTCGACGCGGAAGTAGACCGGGTGCTCGCGCCGCCCGATGACGTCGGGGCGCTCCAGCGAGCGCGCCAGGGTCACGGAGGCGGCGGCATACGGGCCTCGGGCGCTGAACTCCACGCCGTGGCCGCTCATGCGCCCGTGCAGGTGCGGGTTGTAGCGATCGTGCTCGATGGCGCCGAAGTCGTAGGCGTAGGCCACGCCGTATTCCTGCAGCCAGGGCTGCAAGGGTTCCCAGGTCACGGCCCGGCGCCAGCGCAACTGGTTGCGCCAGTAGTAGCCGGAGTCGCCGGAGAGGGTCTGGTCCTTGAAGCCACGGATGGAGCTGAGCCCACCCAGGCTGATGCGCTGCGGGCTGTAGAGCACATCTTCGCTGTGCTGGCCGGTGGCGAGGCTTTCGAAGCTGAAGGCTTCGCCCCACAGCTTGAACGGCTGCAGGTAGCTCAGGGTCAGGCTGTATTTGTTGTAGCGGGCGGTGGGGCTGCCGCGCGGCGCCTTTGGCTCGTCGTCCTGCGCGCCAAAGGCGCCGATGCCGCGCTGCCAGCCGGCATCGAGGTTGACGAAGGCGCTGCCGATGCGCCGGCCGTGGTTGAGGCCCAACTGGCTTTCGCTGAGGTGGGTGCTGGAGACGTTCAGCAGCGTGTCGTCGATGTAGTTGCGGGTGCGCTGGTGGCTGACGCCGAGGTTGATGCCGGTCTTGCTCACGTCGTCGCGGTGGAGGATGCGCGAGGCGCCGAACTGGTGGGTTTCGTTGTCGCCGTCGTACTTGAAGGCGAAACCGGCGTCCTCGTTGCGCGTGCGGTAGTAGTTGCGCCCGTAGCTGTAGCTGAAGGTCCACCAGCCGTAGGGAACGCTGTACCACAGGCTCTGGTTGTCGGAGTGTTTCCAGTGGTCGCTGACCACGTCTTCGCCATAGCGCAGGCCGAGCTGGTCGGCCAGGCCCAGCGGGCTGTCCCAGTCCAGGCCGACGCCCGCCTGCTGCTCGCCGGAGCTGGCGTCGCCGTTGTTGTCGCGGCTGGCGGAGACGCGCCAGGGCTTGCTGCGCTCGCCCTTGAGGCGCACGCGGCTGCCGCCCACGGCCTGACCCGGCACCAGTTCCATCTGCGCCTGGCGCGAGGGCAGCCGGTTGATCTGGTCGACCAGTTGCTCCAGGTCGCGCAGGTTGAGCACTTCGCCGGCGTGGCCGGGGAAGCTCATGGCCAGCTCCCGTGGGCTGGCCAGCGAGGATTCGTCGAAGCCCTCGAAGCGACCTTCGACGACGATGATCTTCAGTTCGCCGCCGGAGAGGTCTTGTTGCGGCAGGTAGGCGCGGCTGGTGACGAAGCCGCGGGCCAGGTAGTGATCGGTGATTAGCTTGAGCAGTTCGTTGAGCTGGCCTACGCCCAGGCAGCGGTTGCGGTACGGCGCCAGCAGGGTTTCGCGGGTGTGCGCATCGAGGTGCTCGGCGCCTTCGAGGGTGATGGTGCGGATGTCGAAGCAGCGGCTATCGGGCGGGGCGGCCGCCGGCGCTTCGCCGGGCGCCTTGCCCGGCAGTTGCTGGAGTTCTTCCAGGCGCTGGCGCTGTTCGCGCAGGAGTTGCTCCTGGCGCTGGCGCTGCAGGTCGTTGTCGCCCGGCGAAGGCGGCGGCGCGGCCACTGTTGGCAAGGCTATGCCACAGGCTATGGCAAGCATCCAGCTGCGAATTTGCTGCATCCCTTCGCTCCGTCGATTCCGCCGTTTTTGCGGTGTGTTCTCAGGTCGAAAATTGGAGCACGGTCAGCAACGGAAATATGTAGGACGCGGATTTAAAGCTTGTATGAGGTTTTGGATTTTTTTGCAGGAACAAACCCGCATCCGCCACGGGCTGTCGGGTTTGCCTACAGTCTTTGGTTACTGCAATGCGTCGATCAGGGGTTCTGCTTGATCACCTGGCGGAATCCCAGCACTGCGAACACCGGCACTTCCGGCGTTATCGAGGGTATGTTGGCGACTTCCTTCAGAGGCTCCAGTTTTTCTTCGAGGTCGAAGTCGACCAGCTTGAGCACCAGCGGCTCCATAGTCGCCACTTCGATACGCCCTTCGCTGGGACGGCTGACCAGAACCTCGGACTTCAAGCGGCGTTGCTGGCCGTGCAGGTCCAGGTTGAAGTCGATGGTCTCCGAGCGCGACTGGCCGACCTGCAGGTCGTCATAGAGGCTCAGGTCGAGCTGGCTGGTGATGGTGGCTTCCGGGAAGCGCTCGACCTCGAAGAAGGAGTTGCGCATGCGTTCGTCGCGCAACGCCAGGCCGCTGTCGATGGATGCCAGCGGCACGATGATGCGTACCGCGCCCTTGTCGTCGATCTGCCCGGAAAGCTGGTCGAAACGCTGTACTTCCGCCATCTTGCCGCGTTTGACCGAAACGAAGCTGATGCGCGAGGTATCGCCATCCAGTTGCCATTCGGCCAGTGCGAGGGGGCTTGCGAGCAGTAGCAGCGCGCACAGCGCGCCTGTTACAAGAGATTGCATCGTTCCTCCGAAGCGGGTCGCCCCGCTCCGTGGAACGTGCCCGTCAGTGGCTGCCCGTACCGGGCAATTCGTCCGCCTGGGGCATCAGTCGGCATCCCTCGCGTGCACTGAGCCAGGCGGCTGTCTGCGTACTGCCGAGGCCGCGGGCGGTCACCCGCTTGCGCGCTTCGTCGTCGAAGAAACCGCTGATCGGCACGTACTGCTGGGTATAGGCCCGGCAATAGTCCGCCGAGTTCCCCATAACGTATCGGCAGGAGCAGTACTCTTTGGCGGTGTAGGCGCCAATGATGCCGGGGAAGGCCGCCAGGTGGACGCGGTTCTGCCAGGCGGTGGTAACCAGCGCCAGCAGAAGGAGCACGAGGGCGGTGAGGACTGGGTGGCGGCGGATCATGGCTGCACCTCCGCACCGGCGAAGGCCGTCCGCGCGAGCTTGAGGAAGGCGTCGTGCTGGTAGGCACCGTCGCGGTCATCGGCATAGCGCACGATGATGAGCTTCTGGTCGGGCATCACGTACATCGCCTGCCCCCAGTGGCCGAGGGCGGCGAAGGTATTTTCCGGCGCGTCGGGCCAGGGTGCCGGAGCACCAGCTACCGCGCGGTTGAGCCACCACTGACCGCCTGGTACCGCTTCGCCGGACTTCTCCGCCTGCGGCTTGTAGTTGGGGAACGGCGCCAGGACGAATTGCAGCCACGCCTGTGGCAGCAACTGGCGGTCCTTCCAGCGGCCGCCGCGCTGCATCAGCAGGCCGATGCGGGCCATGTCGCGAGCGGTCATGTAGGCGTAGGAGGAACCGACGAAGGTGCCGCTGGCATCGCGCTCCCACACTGCCGACTGGATGCCCAGCGGCTGGAACAGCGCGGTCCACGGATAATCCGGATAGGCCTGTTCACCAACCATCTGCCTGAGCGTCGCCGACAGGACATTGCTATCGCCACTGGAGTAGCGGAAGCGCTGCCCCGGTACGGCATCGAGCGGGAAGTCGGCGGTGAACTTGGCCATGTCGTCGCGGCCACGGGTGTAGAGCATGGCGACCACGGAGGAGCGCACCGGGGCGTACTCGTAGTCTTCCTGCCAGGCCAGGCCGGAAGCCCAGTTCAGCAGGTGGCGCATGCTGATGTCGCGGTGCCCGGCGAACGGGGCGTAGTGGCGTGCCACTGGGTCGTCGAGCTGGAAGCGCCCTTCGCCGAACGCCACGCCGAGCACGCTGGCCATCACGCTCTTGCTCATCGACCAGGCCAGATGCGGGGTCTGCGCACTGGTGGGGCCGGCATAGCGTTCGTAGATCAGTTGGCCATCGCGGATCACCACGACCGCGTCGGTGCGCACGCCCTTGCGGGAGGCGTCGTCGCGGTCGGGGAAGGCATATCGTTCGAAGGCTTCGACGGCGGCGCCGCTGGGTGTGGCGCCGCGCGGCCAGTCGGCCTCGGGCCAGGTGTCGGCGCCGTGGGCGTGTCCGCTGAGCAGGCAACTGGCGAACGCCAGCGCACGCAGGAGATTGGGCATCTGTGGGCCTCTTGTTATTGGTTCGGCCCGCACCCTAGCACGACGAAGATGACGAATTAAGCGCCGATCGTGCCGTATTCAAGGACAATTGGCGCAATCGGTCAGCGCGGCAACTGGTAGTCGTCGGGCCCCAGCAGGTCCATGCCGCACTGCAGGTTCTCGATCCAGGAGAGGAAGGCGCCGATCATTTCCTGGCCGACGAAGGGGCGGCCATGCTGCGGCACGATCATCGCGACGTCCATGCGCCGCACCATCGCGGCCCACAGGCGGGTGACCTTGTTGGACGCCATGTAGCGGCGGTGGAAGCCTTCCATGTGCGGAACGTGGGCGGCGAAGTCCTGCACGGGGCTGGCATCGTCCACCAGGGAGGCGCCCATGTCGCCGGAGAAGAGGATCTTGCTGACCGGATCGTAGATCTGGAAGTTGCCCACCGAATGCAGGAAATGCGCGGGCACCATCTTCAACTGGCAACGGCCCAGTTGCACCGACTCGCCACGGTCGGGCAGCGGGATGACGCGGTCGTAGGTGGAGATGCCGTGGCTGACCGCGAGATAATTGGCCGTCAGGTGGGGCAGGAAGCGCGCCCAGAGCTTGGAGCAGATGACCTTGGCGCGTGTGTGCAGCAGCCACTTGTCGAGGGCGGCGATGATGTCGGGGTCCTGGTGCGAGGCGAAGATGTAGTCCAGGTCCTGCAGCGGGAAGAGTTTGGAAAGCTCCAGCGACAGAGGGGTATAGGTCAGGTCACCGCCCGGGTCGAGCAACAGGCGCTTATCATTGTCGACGATCAGGAACTGGTTGGACTGAACACCATCTCCACTGACCAGATCGTCGAAACACAGGCACTGGTGTTTGCCGTCGTCGAACAGCACGATGGGTTCGCGTCGCATGAAGAATCCCTGTCAAGGTAGTGGGCTGGAAGATGCGGAAATTTGCGGGTACGGCAGCCGGAAAGGCCGCAAAGGCTACCTCGCGCGCCCCCCAGCCTCACTGACTTGGATCAAGCCCCAACACCGCCTTCGCTTTCTCCAGACGCTTGGCCCGCGCCGCGCCGGCGATGGCCAGCACACCACGATCACGCTGCCAGGCTGCGGCAAGCAGCGGATCGGCGCCGGCGAACGCTGCCTCCAGCGCCGCCGACAAACTCTCGAACTGGGCGAACACACCGGCGAGCAGCAGGTGCGCTTCCGCCTGGCTGGCAGGGTGCCGGCTTACCTCCGCACAGCCGGCCAGCACGCCGATCAGGCGCAGCGCCAGTTCGCCCGACCAGTGCAACTCGATGGCCAAACCGTATAGCCAGGCGCAGATGGAGGCGAGGACGTGGGCGTCTTCAAGGGTGCGGAACGGCTTGCTGTAGGTCTCCCAGCCATCGCCGGGCAGGCGCTCGCAGTGGGCGCCATCCAGCACCAGCCGGGCGTGGGGGATGTCGGGCAGCAGCGGCAGTGGCGACAGCTTCTCCAGCGTAGCGCCAGGAGTACCGGCAAGTACCACGGTCATTGCCAGCCGCGGCGGCTCTCCGGGCTCTTCATCGCGCGCTGCCACCAGCCACCAGGCGGCGCTTTCGGCGGCGGTGGCGAAGTCCTTGCGGCCATGCAGCGCCAGACCTTCCAGGCGGGTCTGCAGGTCCGCCGGACGCACGCTTTTCTTCTCGGTCACGCAGAAAGCCCCCAGGCTCAGCGGCGCCGCCGGCCAAAGGGCGCGCAGAGCCGCCTGGTAACCGGCGAG
The Pseudomonas triclosanedens DNA segment above includes these coding regions:
- a CDS encoding DUF799 domain-containing protein; this encodes MRASLVRLVMGLSLLTLLVGCAPTPTQTVDYSAFKQAKPRSILVLPPLNESPDVKATYSMLSQVTYPLAEAGYYVVPVALADETFRQNGLSNVADIHQVSPAKLREIYGADAALYVTVSEYGTHYMLISSATIVTATAKLVDLKSGTTLWTGSATASSEEGNSSNNGGLVGMLITAAVKQIINSSVDDAGYPIAGITSARLLSAGRPAGLLYGPRSPKYGSD
- a CDS encoding DUF4810 domain-containing protein, whose protein sequence is MTIHRVSKAVAWAAALMGSLALTGCAGQKTMYQWEGYQQQVHEYFTGSSKEAQLEALEADLQKIKAQNGAVPPGYHAQLGLLYSSLGKQDQTVREFETEKALFPESAAYMDFLLKNARGGAQ
- a CDS encoding CsgG/HfaB family protein, translating into MKHSVRDAVLPILAAVTLAGLSGCATETSTALPVQQVESVNRPYSGVRSPIAVGKFDNRSSYMRGIFSDGVDRLGSQAKTILITHLQQTNRFTVLDRDNMGEIQQEAAIKGQAQRLKGADYVVTGDVTEFGRKEVGDRQLFGILGRGKTQVAYAKVALNIVNISTSEVIYSSQGAGEYALSNREIIGFGGTASYDSTLNGKVLDLAMREAVNKLVNAIDSGAWKPQS
- a CDS encoding ShlB/FhaC/HecB family hemolysin secretion/activation protein; its protein translation is MQQIRSWMLAIACGIALPTVAAPPPSPGDNDLQRQRQEQLLREQRQRLEELQQLPGKAPGEAPAAAPPDSRCFDIRTITLEGAEHLDAHTRETLLAPYRNRCLGVGQLNELLKLITDHYLARGFVTSRAYLPQQDLSGGELKIIVVEGRFEGFDESSLASPRELAMSFPGHAGEVLNLRDLEQLVDQINRLPSRQAQMELVPGQAVGGSRVRLKGERSKPWRVSASRDNNGDASSGEQQAGVGLDWDSPLGLADQLGLRYGEDVVSDHWKHSDNQSLWYSVPYGWWTFSYSYGRNYYRTRNEDAGFAFKYDGDNETHQFGASRILHRDDVSKTGINLGVSHQRTRNYIDDTLLNVSSTHLSESQLGLNHGRRIGSAFVNLDAGWQRGIGAFGAQDDEPKAPRGSPTARYNKYSLTLSYLQPFKLWGEAFSFESLATGQHSEDVLYSPQRISLGGLSSIRGFKDQTLSGDSGYYWRNQLRWRRAVTWEPLQPWLQEYGVAYAYDFGAIEHDRYNPHLHGRMSGHGVEFSARGPYAAASVTLARSLERPDVIGRREHPVYFRVDLFF
- a CDS encoding YceI family protein, with product MQSLVTGALCALLLLASPLALAEWQLDGDTSRISFVSVKRGKMAEVQRFDQLSGQIDDKGAVRIIVPLASIDSGLALRDERMRNSFFEVERFPEATITSQLDLSLYDDLQVGQSRSETIDFNLDLHGQQRRLKSEVLVSRPSEGRIEVATMEPLVLKLVDFDLEEKLEPLKEVANIPSITPEVPVFAVLGFRQVIKQNP
- a CDS encoding amidase; this encodes MIRRHPVLTALVLLLLALVTTAWQNRVHLAAFPGIIGAYTAKEYCSCRYVMGNSADYCRAYTQQYVPISGFFDDEARKRVTARGLGSTQTAAWLSAREGCRLMPQADELPGTGSH
- a CDS encoding serine hydrolase domain-containing protein — translated: MPNLLRALAFASCLLSGHAHGADTWPEADWPRGATPSGAAVEAFERYAFPDRDDASRKGVRTDAVVVIRDGQLIYERYAGPTSAQTPHLAWSMSKSVMASVLGVAFGEGRFQLDDPVARHYAPFAGHRDISMRHLLNWASGLAWQEDYEYAPVRSSVVAMLYTRGRDDMAKFTADFPLDAVPGQRFRYSSGDSNVLSATLRQMVGEQAYPDYPWTALFQPLGIQSAVWERDASGTFVGSSYAYMTARDMARIGLLMQRGGRWKDRQLLPQAWLQFVLAPFPNYKPQAEKSGEAVPGGQWWLNRAVAGAPAPWPDAPENTFAALGHWGQAMYVMPDQKLIIVRYADDRDGAYQHDAFLKLARTAFAGAEVQP
- a CDS encoding oxygen-binding di-iron domain-containing protein, coding for MRREPIVLFDDGKHQCLCFDDLVSGDGVQSNQFLIVDNDKRLLLDPGGDLTYTPLSLELSKLFPLQDLDYIFASHQDPDIIAALDKWLLHTRAKVICSKLWARFLPHLTANYLAVSHGISTYDRVIPLPDRGESVQLGRCQLKMVPAHFLHSVGNFQIYDPVSKILFSGDMGASLVDDASPVQDFAAHVPHMEGFHRRYMASNKVTRLWAAMVRRMDVAMIVPQHGRPFVGQEMIGAFLSWIENLQCGMDLLGPDDYQLPR
- a CDS encoding acyl-CoA dehydrogenase middle domain-containing protein, translated to MPWKCLLGPQDRLPAEAALDDWYAELLERAGHASSFELAVLGGRLAATPGRAFLAGYQAALRALWPAAPLSLGAFCVTEKKSVRPADLQTRLEGLALHGRKDFATAAESAAWWLVAARDEEPGEPPRLAMTVVLAGTPGATLEKLSPLPLLPDIPHARLVLDGAHCERLPGDGWETYSKPFRTLEDAHVLASICAWLYGLAIELHWSGELALRLIGVLAGCAEVSRHPASQAEAHLLLAGVFAQFESLSAALEAAFAGADPLLAAAWQRDRGVLAIAGAARAKRLEKAKAVLGLDPSQ